One window from the genome of Desulfatiglans anilini DSM 4660 encodes:
- a CDS encoding glutamate synthase, whose protein sequence is MQDARTIERIIRSRKPLLDGLERRERFETEAEGGCGVTGFACSIPVRGRHIFEPSKQMHNRGNGRGGGIAAMGFDPRMLGVSREILDEDYILQIAVMEENVIRGLEEKWITPHFDVHLSEKIPHVEDYRDIRGLDVRPPDVWRYFVRVKPPALLAFQTQNGLDGLPARRAEDEFVYRNSFGINRTYYDAYGRQRAFVLSHGRNFFILKIVGYAEKVVQYYQLENFKAHVWIAHQRYPTKGRVWHPGGAHPFIGLNEALVHNGDFANYHSVAEYLSQRNIRPLFLTDTEVSVLLFDLYSRTYGYPLEYVIEALAPTMERDFDQLPPEKQAVYRALQAAHIHGSPDGPWFFIIARNDTDNRRLQLIGITDTAMLRPQVFALHDGQVQVGLVCSEKQAIDATLKSLSDEDPRIGTVADLYWNARGGSHTDGGAFLFNLDLQDEGNPLERRLTCSDKFGREIRVPPGQTPYLPGRVYYLMEGEGSGRFDIASFFELQRPDLLYRYVRDGIAAWDYADLFDCLQEIKSWALKGDAHFEAALQCLTDLIDRRYPTFDKKRRSVLQLLNQTLETILRHFPSLDREEDRSAYRLIDWETRRFFRGPAYGEKVLVIDAALFPPEGDHCDSRLMAEAYHRGWRRFIVFGLKGQRFHGCGFGPDSGGVRIDIYGSSGDYLASGIDGMQIRVHGNAQDQLGQIIKSGKLVIYGDTGQTFMYGAKGGEVYVMGNAAGRPLINAVGRPRVVINGTCLDYLAESFMAGDPHNGGGFVILNGVHFDAEGRVVPQPTPYPGSNLFSLASGGAIYIRDPWRTVDAQQLNGGEIAPLEDRDWRLVLPYLKENEALFGISVEEDLLQIEGERRAPSEVYCKIVPRSAVQKALQKDGLDEWVEPQTPKALAAGAGCL, encoded by the coding sequence ATGCAAGACGCCCGAACTATAGAACGGATCATCCGCAGCCGCAAACCCCTCCTCGACGGCCTCGAGCGACGCGAGCGCTTCGAGACCGAGGCCGAAGGAGGCTGCGGGGTGACGGGATTCGCCTGCAGCATCCCGGTCAGGGGCCGGCACATCTTCGAACCCTCCAAACAGATGCACAACCGGGGGAACGGCCGCGGCGGCGGCATTGCCGCCATGGGGTTCGACCCCCGCATGCTCGGCGTCTCCCGGGAGATCCTGGACGAGGACTACATCCTCCAGATCGCCGTGATGGAAGAAAACGTCATCCGGGGCCTGGAGGAAAAGTGGATCACCCCTCACTTCGATGTGCACCTGAGCGAGAAGATCCCCCACGTCGAAGACTACCGCGACATCCGGGGGCTGGACGTCCGCCCCCCCGACGTCTGGCGCTATTTCGTACGGGTCAAACCACCTGCGCTCTTGGCCTTCCAGACCCAGAATGGCCTCGACGGCCTGCCGGCGCGCCGGGCCGAGGACGAATTCGTCTACCGGAACAGCTTCGGCATCAACCGGACCTACTACGACGCCTACGGCAGGCAGCGCGCCTTCGTCCTCTCCCACGGCCGGAATTTCTTCATCCTGAAGATCGTCGGCTACGCCGAGAAGGTCGTCCAGTACTACCAGCTCGAAAACTTCAAGGCCCACGTCTGGATCGCCCACCAGCGCTACCCCACCAAGGGCCGGGTCTGGCACCCGGGCGGCGCGCACCCCTTCATCGGCCTGAACGAGGCCCTGGTTCACAACGGGGATTTCGCCAACTACCACTCCGTAGCCGAATACCTCAGTCAGCGGAACATTCGGCCCCTGTTCCTGACCGACACCGAGGTCTCGGTGCTCCTTTTCGACCTCTACAGCCGCACCTACGGCTATCCGCTCGAATACGTCATCGAGGCCCTGGCCCCCACCATGGAGCGGGACTTCGATCAGCTGCCGCCCGAAAAGCAGGCGGTCTACCGCGCCCTCCAGGCCGCGCACATCCACGGGTCTCCCGACGGCCCCTGGTTCTTCATCATTGCCAGAAACGATACGGATAACCGCCGGCTGCAGTTGATCGGCATCACCGACACCGCCATGCTGCGCCCCCAGGTCTTCGCGCTTCACGACGGGCAGGTGCAGGTGGGCCTCGTCTGCTCGGAAAAGCAAGCGATCGACGCCACCCTGAAGAGCCTCTCGGACGAGGACCCGCGCATCGGCACCGTGGCCGATCTCTATTGGAACGCCCGCGGGGGCAGCCACACCGACGGCGGCGCCTTCCTCTTCAATCTGGACCTCCAGGACGAGGGGAACCCGCTCGAGCGCCGCCTCACCTGCAGCGACAAATTCGGGCGGGAGATCCGGGTGCCGCCCGGCCAAACCCCTTATCTGCCCGGGCGGGTCTATTACCTGATGGAGGGCGAAGGCAGCGGACGATTCGACATCGCCTCTTTCTTCGAGCTGCAGCGCCCCGATCTTCTCTACCGTTACGTCCGCGACGGCATCGCCGCCTGGGACTACGCCGACCTCTTCGACTGCCTGCAGGAGATCAAGTCCTGGGCCCTCAAGGGCGACGCCCATTTCGAGGCGGCCCTCCAGTGCCTCACGGACCTGATCGACCGGCGCTACCCGACCTTCGACAAGAAGCGCCGTTCGGTCCTGCAACTCCTCAACCAGACCCTCGAGACGATCCTGCGCCATTTCCCGTCGCTCGACCGGGAGGAGGACCGGAGCGCCTATCGCCTGATCGACTGGGAGACCCGCAGGTTCTTCCGCGGACCCGCCTATGGGGAAAAGGTGCTGGTCATCGATGCAGCGCTCTTTCCGCCCGAAGGAGACCACTGCGACAGCCGCCTCATGGCCGAGGCCTATCACCGCGGGTGGCGCCGCTTCATCGTCTTCGGCCTGAAAGGTCAGCGCTTTCACGGGTGCGGGTTCGGCCCCGATTCGGGCGGCGTCCGCATCGATATCTATGGCAGCTCCGGAGACTACCTGGCCTCGGGGATCGACGGCATGCAGATCCGCGTGCATGGAAACGCCCAGGACCAGCTCGGGCAGATCATAAAGTCCGGCAAGCTCGTCATCTACGGCGACACCGGCCAGACCTTCATGTACGGCGCCAAGGGCGGGGAAGTCTACGTGATGGGAAACGCGGCCGGCAGGCCGCTCATCAACGCCGTCGGACGGCCCAGGGTCGTCATCAACGGCACCTGCCTCGACTACCTGGCCGAGTCCTTCATGGCGGGCGACCCTCACAACGGCGGCGGCTTCGTGATCCTGAACGGGGTCCACTTCGACGCGGAAGGCCGCGTCGTCCCCCAGCCGACCCCTTATCCCGGATCGAACCTGTTTTCCCTCGCCTCCGGCGGCGCCATTTACATCAGAGACCCTTGGCGGACCGTGGACGCCCAGCAACTGAACGGAGGGGAGATCGCACCGCTGGAGGACAGAGACTGGCGGCTCGTCCTGCCCTATTTGAAGGAGAACGAGGCGCTCTTCGGGATCTCGGTCGAAGAGGACCTCCTGCAGATCGAGGGCGAACGAAGGGCCCCGAGCGAGGTCTACTGCAAGATCGTCCCGCGATCCGCCGTGCAGAAGGCCCTCCAGAAAGACGGCCTCGATGAGTGGGTCGAACCGCAGACCCCTAAAGCGCTGGCTGCCGGTGCCGGGTGTCTGTGA
- a CDS encoding glutamate synthase-related protein — protein MNSNNPSPFRFPEVVRTPSRFRNPIGKYRLHRTSACIACGLCVECCPYRVHVMRRERVEVARAYLCVGHDCKDPCHLKCPEGALSLKRSVDFDTLGDFRWTPDLLASTWHMAETGTVPPGGLEYRTGAAGGGFDKLRLRFRKEGGSTAGGGAKEERSAPWPSSSGARKGETGCPPRGSTWTEDGDGVDVGVELNRRGDHAHRIRIEVPFYGGGMSYGSVSITTMLSRVKAAALLGTFCCTGEGGYPDELKPYDDHVITQVATGLFGVREETIQRVRIVEFKYAQGAKPGLGGHLLGDKVTPGVARMREAVAGHPLFSPFPFHSVYSVEDHKKHVDWIKAINPKALVSVKVSTPTDVDMVAVGSYYAGAHIIHLDGSYGGTGAAPDIAKKNIAMPLEYAVPRVHRFLQEEGVRDQVTVIASGGIRTPHDLAKIIALGADGICTGTADLVALECIRCHNCESGRGCARGIATTDPELMHLIDFDWGTQRIVNLFTAWRRELVRILQRFGMRSLSELVGQTDCLAHLDYR, from the coding sequence TTGAACTCGAATAACCCCTCCCCCTTTCGATTCCCCGAGGTGGTCCGAACGCCCTCGCGCTTTCGCAACCCGATCGGGAAGTACCGTCTTCACCGCACCTCGGCCTGCATCGCCTGCGGTCTGTGCGTCGAATGCTGCCCCTACCGCGTTCACGTCATGAGGCGCGAACGGGTCGAGGTCGCCCGCGCCTATCTCTGCGTGGGGCACGACTGCAAAGACCCCTGCCACCTAAAATGCCCCGAGGGCGCCCTCAGCCTCAAACGCAGCGTGGATTTCGATACCCTGGGAGACTTCCGCTGGACGCCGGACCTGCTGGCGAGCACCTGGCACATGGCCGAGACCGGCACCGTGCCGCCGGGGGGGCTCGAATACCGCACCGGCGCAGCCGGCGGCGGCTTCGACAAACTGCGGCTGCGCTTCCGGAAGGAGGGCGGCTCAACGGCGGGGGGCGGTGCGAAGGAAGAGAGATCGGCGCCGTGGCCATCGAGTTCAGGCGCCCGAAAGGGAGAAACCGGGTGCCCTCCCAGAGGATCCACCTGGACAGAGGACGGAGACGGGGTGGACGTGGGGGTCGAGCTGAACCGGCGAGGCGACCACGCCCACAGGATCCGCATCGAAGTCCCCTTTTACGGGGGCGGCATGTCCTACGGCTCCGTCAGCATCACCACCATGTTGAGCCGCGTCAAGGCGGCCGCGCTCCTCGGCACCTTCTGCTGCACCGGCGAAGGCGGCTACCCGGACGAGCTCAAACCCTATGACGACCACGTCATCACGCAGGTGGCAACGGGCCTTTTCGGCGTGCGCGAAGAAACCATCCAGCGGGTCCGGATCGTCGAATTCAAATACGCGCAGGGGGCCAAACCGGGCCTCGGCGGTCACCTCCTCGGGGACAAGGTCACCCCGGGGGTCGCGCGCATGCGCGAGGCGGTGGCGGGGCACCCGCTTTTCTCGCCCTTCCCGTTCCACAGCGTCTATTCCGTCGAGGACCACAAGAAGCATGTCGACTGGATCAAGGCGATCAACCCCAAGGCCCTCGTCTCGGTCAAGGTCTCGACCCCCACCGACGTCGACATGGTGGCGGTCGGGAGCTACTACGCCGGTGCCCACATCATCCACCTCGACGGAAGCTACGGCGGTACGGGGGCCGCACCCGACATCGCCAAGAAGAACATCGCCATGCCGCTCGAGTACGCGGTCCCGAGGGTCCACCGCTTCCTGCAGGAAGAGGGTGTCCGCGACCAGGTCACGGTCATCGCCAGCGGCGGCATCCGCACGCCGCACGACCTCGCCAAGATCATCGCCCTCGGAGCGGACGGGATCTGCACCGGCACCGCAGACCTCGTCGCCCTCGAGTGCATCCGCTGCCACAACTGCGAGAGCGGGCGGGGCTGCGCCCGGGGGATCGCGACGACGGACCCGGAGCTCATGCATTTGATAGACTTCGACTGGGGCACCCAGCGCATCGTCAACCTGTTCACCGCCTGGCGCAGGGAGCTCGTGCGCATCCTCCAAAGGTTCGGCATGCGGAGCCTCTCCGAACTCGTGGGGCAAACGGACTGCCTGGCGCATCTGGATTACCGGTGA
- a CDS encoding glutamate synthase-related protein, protein MPAKYLIQTKPEPHRFEPLTPSGIIAWEEGCLKCAVCVKKLCVYGVYDRRGLNPRQMIESIDNQCMNCMRCVQSCPRELIHKSRNPEYTAMGDAHWTPDIIARLWYQAETGKIPVSGAGYPGPFSGPGFDAMWTDMSEIVRPTRDGIHGREYISTAVDLGKAPAHLLFDEAGGVASEGPQVDAIPLPIILRLPPFGDGSEDTLEGWALAARRLGTFFSVPLGRVRASWGEFGPSLIPVLDPGVDDLQRVPKWFRIVEMGWDEGWRGRFERLQSLFPSALAAFRIPLVQDAQERAAELADAGVPIIHLEGGVDGRWRDTDARYLKDGIRAVHLRLVEMGIRNQMTLLVSGGIAMAEQVAKSIICGADAVFIDLPLLIALECRVCRRCTDGLPCPVEIGRAAPDWVASRVVNLVGAWHNQLLEVMGAMGIRDARRLRGEVGRAMFFEQLDRETFGSLGRMEEGFELE, encoded by the coding sequence ATGCCCGCAAAATACCTCATCCAGACCAAACCGGAGCCGCACCGCTTCGAACCGCTGACCCCCTCGGGCATCATCGCCTGGGAGGAGGGATGCCTCAAGTGCGCCGTCTGCGTCAAAAAGCTCTGCGTTTACGGCGTCTATGACCGCCGCGGCCTCAACCCCCGGCAGATGATCGAGTCCATCGACAACCAGTGCATGAACTGCATGCGCTGCGTCCAGAGCTGCCCGAGGGAACTCATCCACAAGTCCAGGAACCCGGAATACACGGCGATGGGCGACGCGCACTGGACCCCCGACATCATCGCCCGCCTCTGGTACCAGGCCGAGACGGGGAAGATTCCTGTCTCGGGCGCCGGCTATCCGGGGCCCTTCAGCGGCCCGGGCTTCGACGCCATGTGGACCGATATGTCGGAGATCGTCCGGCCCACCCGCGACGGCATCCACGGCCGCGAGTACATCAGCACCGCCGTCGACCTGGGAAAGGCCCCCGCCCATCTCCTCTTCGACGAGGCGGGCGGCGTGGCCTCAGAAGGCCCGCAGGTCGACGCCATCCCCCTCCCGATCATCCTGCGCCTGCCGCCTTTCGGCGACGGATCCGAGGACACCCTCGAGGGCTGGGCGCTTGCCGCCCGCCGCCTGGGGACCTTTTTCTCGGTTCCCCTCGGCCGGGTCAGGGCCTCCTGGGGGGAGTTCGGCCCCTCTCTGATCCCTGTGCTCGACCCCGGCGTGGACGATCTGCAGCGGGTGCCGAAGTGGTTCAGAATCGTCGAGATGGGCTGGGACGAAGGTTGGCGCGGGCGTTTCGAGCGTCTCCAATCCCTTTTCCCCTCCGCCCTCGCGGCCTTCCGGATACCCCTGGTGCAAGACGCGCAGGAACGGGCCGCGGAGCTTGCCGATGCCGGCGTCCCCATCATCCATCTGGAGGGGGGCGTGGACGGGCGCTGGCGCGACACCGATGCCCGCTACCTGAAGGACGGGATACGCGCGGTGCACCTGCGGCTGGTCGAGATGGGCATCCGGAACCAGATGACACTCCTCGTGAGCGGCGGGATCGCCATGGCCGAACAGGTGGCCAAAAGCATCATCTGCGGGGCGGACGCCGTTTTCATCGATCTTCCGCTCCTCATCGCCCTCGAATGCCGGGTCTGCCGGCGCTGCACAGACGGTCTCCCCTGCCCCGTCGAGATCGGCCGGGCCGCACCGGATTGGGTCGCCTCGCGCGTCGTCAACCTTGTCGGCGCCTGGCACAACCAGCTCCTGGAGGTCATGGGGGCGATGGGGATCCGCGACGCTCGGCGCCTGAGGGGCGAGGTGGGCCGCGCCATGTTTTTCGAACAGCTCGACCGGGAGACCTTCGGGTCCCTCGGCCGGATGGAGGAAGGCTTTGAACTCGAATAA